The genome window ttatatattatgatgatgttttaaactgttttattattgatggacaccgccctgagcctttggggagggcagtatataaatataataaataaatacataaataatagctttaaaaagggcttggacagatttatggaggagaagtcgatctatggctaccgatcttgatcctccttgatctgagattgcaaatgcctaagcagaccaggtgctcagaagcagcagcagcagaaggccattgctttcacctcctgcacgtgagctcccaaaggcacctggtgggccactgcgagtagcagagagctggactagatggactctggtctgatccagcaggctcgttcttatgttcttatgttttcaaaTCCCCAGGCACTATATCGAGATCCAGGAGAAGTACGGGCCCGATATTGCTGCCGCCGCCTTTGCCCTGATGCTCCGAGGAGGCATTAGGTACGTGAAAGCTGTTGTGGTCGTGGGGTCACATGGGCTGGATGCTGGGCCTCAGAAGGGGGTCTTGGGTGTTCTTTGAGTGCCCTTTCTTACAAACCTCGCACATCCAAGGCAGGCAGTTGGCCTGAAGCTGACCGAGGGCTTCTGTTGCCAGTCGTTCGTTGCGTCCACAATTCTGTTGGTTTCAGTTTATAGGGGAgggtctggagaactgggtggtcagctctcataagaacataagaaagccctgctggatcaggtcagTGGTCCATATGGTCCAGCGTTCTACCTCACACAGTGGCCCACAAGTTCCTCTGGATGCTCAATAACAATGCATGGAGACCCAGACcttccctgatattgcctcctggcacttgGGTTCAGAGGacgactgcctctgaatatggaggttccctttcgtCCCCAGGGCTTTGCAGCCATTGATGGACTTCTCTTCCATGAATCTAGTAGCTTTTAGAAGTCATCTGTGCCTctggccatcactgcatcctctggcaGCGAATTCCTCAGCAtagttttccttcctcttccacgcTGGAGCCGCTGGTAGGTCCCGGAAAATTTGCCCTCGAGTCTTGTGGGGAGAATGGAATGAGAGACAACATAAGGTGCTGTGGAGTGGGGGGATTGGTGGGAATTACAGAGACCCCTTCctttggtggttgtgggttttttgggctgtgtggctggcatcttcagaggtgtatcacagagagaagtctgttatacactgtgtccagacttctcttataacagtggtggcgaacctttggcactccagatgttatggaccacaattcccatcagcccctgccagcatggccaattggcaggggctgatgggaattgtagtccatcacatctggaatgccaacggttcgccaccacggtcttataacagacttctctctgtgatacacttctgaagatgccagccacagatgcaggcgaaacgtcaggaacaagatccaccagaccacggccacacagcccggaaaacccaccacaaccagttgaatccggccatgaaagccttcaacacccctttctttgtttaaatctgGAGagcgacctacctcacagggtgtttgttgtgaggggggaagggtaaggagtttgtaaacccctttgagtctcctataggagagaaaggggggatataaatccaactcttcttcttcttaaatggaaCTGTCTGGGCTGTAGGCAGACaggagctagatcaggggtctgcaacctgcggctctccagatgttcaaggactacaaatcccatcagcccctgccagcatggccaattggggctgatgggatttgtagtctatgaacatctggagagccgcaggttgcagacccctgagctagagtgtGGCCGGGTGGCCCAGAGTCAAGGCAGACAGCACATGAGGCATAGTCATAACCAGTTTAGAGTCAGGGCAAGCAGCAAGCAAAGGCAGTCCggggtcagggcaggcagcaggagtGGTCAAGACCGTCCAAAGTCAAAGCACGGGCAGGaggtcaggcaggcaggctgagagcaggAGGTCAGAGGGAGACCAGGCCGATCACTCGTTGCACCCAGGCCGAGCCAAGCCCACGGCAGGGTTTATATAGAAGGTCCCGGCTAATGAGGCTTGGATCCTGGAAAAGcgcagtcctcctcagatgcctccatctggcagagccttctgccataccttgcagcaatgcaagcacttctccttttattctgtaactgcagcctctgcctttgcctccttcatgcagctggctcattactggtgatccctgatggctctcccagctgcacagcatcaggctctgtttttgcttgcagggaagggcttgcaGCTGACTCAGCTTCCTGCACCTCCTCGTGAGGTGCCAGCTCTGACTACACAGTGTCTTCAGACTCTACATCAGAGTCCCCAGGTCCTCTGATAAGCTATTGCagtccaggggctggctcatgatgCCGCCCTCCCTTATCCGATCCAGGACCCTTTGTTCTCAAACACTCGTGAATTCTTTGCAAAGAGGGCACTAAAAcaactatattttaaaagaagaagaagaagagtttggatttatatcccccctttctctcccgtaaggagactcaaaggggcttacaatctccttgcccttcccccccaacaaacaccctgtgaggtaggtggggctgagagagctccgagaagctgtgactagcccaaggtcacccagctggcgtgtgtgggagtgcacaggctcatctgaattccccagagaagcctccacagctcaggcggcagagctgggaatcaaacccggttcctccagattagatacacgagctcttatcctcctacgccactgctgctcctgaagtctTTCATaccaggaaaaaaacactttttgcAACCTGGATAAATTCTGCATGGAATGTGTCCATTTGCCTTCTCCTTTTGCTTGAGCTGCCCAGTAAAGGTGTCCTCAGTGATGGTGGAGTGAGTTTGTGTGTCTGTTTGCTGCAGGTTCCAGGGCCAAACGGAATGGTACCGAGAGCACAACATAAAGCGATACCGTGTGGGTCTTGCACATTACCAAGGAGTCCCCTTGGAAGCGGTTGACTTCAGCGGCTCGATCCTCAACTACGACGGTCTGGGCTGCTTGGGTAAGAACCTGGCCTTGGATCGGGTCCAGTGGGGACGATTCTTGGCCTGCGTGTTGCACTTTTTGAACACGCCAAGTGTGTTTTCCTCACCAAGCCTtgcaagaaagggagggaagcagAATCCCTGGATTcaagctcttatctggtgaatcagatttgtttccccattcctacattcctcctgggtgaccttgggctagtcacagttctgtctgaactctctcagccccacccacctcccaggatgtctgttgtggggagaggaagggaaagggagtttgtgagccgccttgagtctcattgcaggaaagaaaggtcagatagaaatccaaactcttctcgttTTCTCCTGAACCTCTTACTGCTGGGTTTGGCTTTTGGTCCCTGCCCCTGAATCCAGAAGACGTCAGCCACTAATCCAGGCTGAGCCAGATCTGAGCCCCAGAACTTCCTTTTACTGTTCTGACCCTTGAGGTGTTTTTTTGAAAGAGGGTGTCTCTGAGCATGAGCAGACTGCTGTCTACAGAGAAAAGAATCAACTAAGGCTAACAGTAATGCATGTATTGTGTCAGTGCCTGTCTTGTACGACAACCAAAGACGTTGAAATGGCGCGTCCTGTGTAAATTATGCCAATTAACTTATTCTTGTCTATCCATGCGTCGTAGAATCGGTagcccactcccccccccgcccccaccgccTAGCTTACACAATGAGCCTTCCGTGCCCTTGGGAGCAAGAcaccactggtgggccactgcgagtagcagagtgctggactagatggactctggtctgatccagcaggctagttcttatgttcttatgatgtaagACTTCAGTCCCAAAATAAGGCAAACTGTAATTTGTAAACCataggccaggggtgggcaattattttttccatggggccgcataagaaacagaaaatattgtggagggccgggccaaaaggcaggggggccagtcagggtcatccggcgggccggatgtggcccgtgggccgtataatgcccaggtctgctataGACCTTTATTGGTATATTAAAGCATAATGAAGCATAGACGATTTCTGTGGGGTAAAGCACGGGCTAGCGCTTTAATCCCTGATGCCCTCGACCCCCCCTTCCCTGGGGTCGAGGCGCCGTGGCTGCAGCATTGTTACAAAGAGGGAGATCCAACCATTATAATACAAAGAGGTAAACCCAAAGGCAGGAACCATTTCACACCTAGAGGAGGGGTGGGCTGATTGCCCATCAGCCCACtgaccagaggggagggggagacggGCTGGCGCCTGGCACCAGAACAGTAGTTGATGTTAATGGTTAGATTATCCTTCCCCTGTCTAAGGAGAAGAAGGGCCATCCTGACAGATgaccccccttctcttctgctcCCCTCCTCCATGCAGTTCACCTGAAAGCACTGAAACATCTGGATCTCAGCCGCTGCCCCAAATTGGATGATTGGAGTCTGAGTCGACTGCACGTCTTCCAGGACACGCTGCAGGAGCTGTCCCTCGCTGGCTGTCCCCAGGTCACCGAGAGGGGGCTGGCTTGCCTCCACCATTTGAAGTGAGTACCAGCCACTGACTTGCgcatggggggtgggaggggtgtccCAAGCTTTTGGCTCCGTTTCAACGGGACACAGGCTGGTACCTGTTTGACATGAGCAGCATTCCACTTTCAACGAGACGCACACAACGCTGCCTGgcgagaaccagcgtggtgtagtgcttaagagcaggtgcactctaatccggagaaccgggtttgattccccgccgtgcactagagctgtggaggcttatctggtgaactagattagcctgtgcactccaacacacgccagctgggcggccttgggctagtcacagttgtttggagctctctcagccccacccacctcacaaggtgtttgttgtgggtgggggggaagggaaaggagtttgtaagcccctttgagtctccgtacaggagagaaagggaggatataaatccaactcttcttcctcttacgCTGAATCAGACCTTCGGTCCATCAGAGTCAGTATTACCTGCTCTGACTGACAGCTGCTCCTCAAGGTCTTGGGCCTTTCTTGCCCTCCTGCTCCCATATCCTTCTAACTAGAGCTGCCGagaattgaacatgggacctttgGCACACCTAGCAGAGCTGTGGCATCTCTGCCCAAAGTGGTTCAGACGACTAACATTGCGCCTGCCAGCATCCCATGGAAATCAAGCCTCTGTCCTTTGCCTGGGATTGGCAAAAGAGGCGTTCAAATTTGCCAGGCAGCGCGGAACCTCTaagacagcggttctcaacctgtggatcgaacgacccctttgggggtcgaacgaccgtctcacaggggttgcctaagactctctgcatcagtgttctccatctgtaaaatggataaatgttagggttgggggccaccacaacacaaggaactgtattaaacgcGCTCCAAttaaggcgctccaaagggtgatcactactgcacagaggattattggctgccctctcccctccttggaagaactctataattcccgaagcctaaagaaagcccaaaatattctgagagacccgtctcatccagcacactctctttttgaactgttaccatccggcagacgatacaggtctatcaaaactaggacaaagaggcttagagacagcttctactctagagctgtggctatactgaactctgcggcttcgtgttgatgtgtttggggctgtggaggaaggggaaagtgaggatggggtatgagtctgaaattgtgtgcattgaggaatgctgctgtaaatttcgttgtgcgtgcacaatgacaataaatgcttatgcttattaggaaagttgagaaccccTGCTCTAAGAACCCGGAAGGCTTTATGAACAGCCTAACTTCCTAATCACCCAGCTTCTTCAGTCCGACTAAAAGACAGTGGAGCGGAGATGTTTTCTGAGGCCAGAAGCCAAGAGATACTGGCCGGGTGTCGGGCTGAGATGGCTGGAAAACCGGATGAGCCAGAAGACGCTTGGGCAACGGGGCATCCCCTTCATTTGGAAGTTTGCGTCACCGCTCTGATCCGGGTGTGGCTCCTGCCGGATTCCTTTGTCGTGCTGCCCTGCCGAGATAGTGATACCAATTTCCACCTGAGGATTTGTCCCTCCCCGTAATTTATATGACCCCCGCCCCTTGCCCCCAAAATCTGCTTTTTTTCCAAACTGGGATGGAGGATAACTTGTCCTAACACAGCTCATCGAGGCATCAGCCGTTTCAAAATGTGCGGCTGAAGGCAAGAGAGGTAAAGAAAGGGAGCAAgcagtttctttctctcttggaATCCTAGAATTCTGGGTCACTTAGTGTCACCCAACAAGAGACTCCAAGCCCAAGGAAGTCCTACTTCATACCACATTTAATtaacttatggaattcactgccacatgATATGGTGATGGCCCTTATCCTTGGGTAGCCTTTTttttaagagcaggaggattcccAGAAGATGTCCCCACTGAAGCTTATTAACCATAATAGCTAATGGAGCCTCCTGCTTTAGGAGCAGCGTACCTCAGAGCTGATCTCTCATTTCCTGTTTCAGTTAACACACCGGGACCAAAATAGCTTCTAGGTAGGACAATAAGAAAGGATACTTCCACTTTGCAGGTCTTGATTAAGTAGTTGAAGAACTCTGTTTGAAGATTGCTGCCCTGCTTATAGGGGTGGGGTGTAGAACAGGTGTGCTAACAATAAAATGAATTGATTTTTGTTTCAGGATTAAAGGAACAGGAAGCGAAGAATGCAGTTTGATTAACCTTTTCCCTCCCTTGCAGGAGCCTCAGACGCCTGGATGTCTCCGACCTCTCTGTCCCCAACAAAGGTTTAGTTCGGATCTTGCTCGAGGAGATGTTACCCGAGTGTGAGGTTGTCGGGATCCGCTACGATGATGAACTTGCTCTGTGTGACGAACCTGACGCTCACCAAGGTCAAATAGAGAAGTTGCCGGGAGATGGCTCTGTCCGGAAAGCTACTGAGATCCCTACGTGAATGGGACAGCTGTAGGATTTCAGagatattttttcccctcccctctccaccctCTGGATCCCTCTGATCACTCTCGGCACTCAAGTTGACTCAAGGAAAACAAAAAGTATGTTTGTTCTAAACTACGCCTGGATTTCTATAAGTTATTATTCCTGGTAGTCACCCTTGTAATAAATGGAACCTACACGTTCAGAGACAGTATGCTTCTGGCCAGGGGCATAGCTataaggggtggggggctgtgccATGCACCAGATGTGTGCcagtgggtcacgtggggggggaaatgccccctgacccctcccccttcccccaaccctcccccttcctcccttcctccttccctcccaaccCTCCTCCgtcccccccacccagaggtgggatccagcaggttctcacaggttcccgagagtaggttactcattatttgtgtgtgcggagagggggttaataattggtgattttgccacatgatttgtgccttagttacgcccctcctctcagcagtagcgcgcagaacttgaagcagtctagcaggaggtgcaccggcatgcgtggcagcctgcgcctgcgtgcattcgtttcctgcccaaggaccggtgcagcagctgcatccttgccacagccccacccaggagtgccccgcccacggaatgcccgggcacgcccctgtcatgccccggccagccccattggcgctaccccacagtttgaatcccaccaccacgggaacctgttactaaaatttttggatcccaccactgcccccacctaCCTTAGAAGCTGCCTcgtgggaattacacttcccaggaaaccttgcgagccccaactcctTAAGaagttggggctcgcaaggtctcctgggaagtgtagttcccaccaggcagctTCTTCAGTCagctgcactttgcagccggCTAAACTAAGGTCAGTGGAGGGCGTGGTGGGGGGTGAAGGGTGAGGAGGCGGGGCCAGCCTCCATTTTGCCCCAGACGCCATTTTGCCCCCCCTAcacagtggcaggattcaaataatttagcaaccagttccgaaaggactcagtggtgggattacaaccattctctgaactggaCAAAACAAAATTAGCTACCGGtcctaccgaataggtgcgaataggctgaatctcaCCAGTGCCCCTTCGCCTCTGCTTCTGGCTTCTTGtggaatgttaatttttttaaaaaatcgtcaTAATAGCCAGAATTAAGCAAACGAGCCACCCCGCCCTTAACCTCGAGGTTTGCCAGCGAATCGACTGGAGTCAACCTTCAGTTTGAGTGATCTGCTGATTATTTTACAGACATTTTTATGGCCTCACACCTCAAATTGTGTTTAACTTCCTGGAAAGGTTCTTTGTGTTCTCTGCACCGGGGAAGTCTGATTCAAACTGAAGTGCCAGCCTGTTCTGGCAGAGCAAAAATCTGTCTAGGTTCTGTTACagggtaacaacaacaacaacaacaacctttatttggcatttaaaaataggttctagagcgttgccagacgtttttgaaatacaaatcaagagtacattcaaagcgcagacaggaagactatatagcagtatacattacttagaaagttctgtcacttgtaaaagaaattttgctactttttccaagagcacgacatctgtgtggtttaacagaagctccacaacagaacagtcagagtcactttcagatttgtctagggccagcctgggagagaaattcctaatgcccacatatcttggacagtcaagaataatgtgagcaagagtctccacttgatttttacagtgtggacaaacccgatcctggagagggatggataagtaactaCCCTTTGtgatggccgatgggaaggtattggatctggcccttgtgataatccatctctgttggggttcagttaatagttcaagatatttggctatgtgcccctgttccggtattattccgacagagacgggtgagcatgatttatttgcttgccccaacaagatatgatattcctgttctagaagtctacttttcaaggtttggaaaatctctctgggtgtcagcatacagggTATAGCTCCACACCACACGTGCCTTGGATGACCCCATAAGCATGCCAGAAAGGCAGCAGGTCACCTTaacacaggggtggccaacctatggtgccccagatgttcatggactacaattcccatcagtccctgccagcatgaccaattggccatggtagc of Sphaerodactylus townsendi isolate TG3544 linkage group LG06, MPM_Stown_v2.3, whole genome shotgun sequence contains these proteins:
- the LOC125434982 gene encoding distal membrane-arm assembly complex protein 2-like isoform X2, which gives rise to MLPYLFDRFYDIEAFVEFGMKLKSWNVERKNRHYIEIQEKYGPDIAAAAFALMLRGGIRFQGQTEWYREHNIKRYRVGLAHYQGVPLEAVDFSGSILNYDGLGCLVHLKALKHLDLSRCPKLDDWSLSRLHVFQDTLQELSLAGCPQVTERGLACLHHLKSLRRLDVSDLSVPNKGLVRILLEEMLPECEVVGIRYDDELALCDEPDAHQGQIEKLPGDGSVRKATEIPT
- the LOC125434982 gene encoding distal membrane-arm assembly complex protein 2-like isoform X1 gives rise to the protein MERQFCFPRLSHDLSKMAAPMALRRGRRFLSLLYACPRYSSNLTGPKPGLKGRMLPYLFDRFYDIEAFVEFGMKLKSWNVERKNRHYIEIQEKYGPDIAAAAFALMLRGGIRFQGQTEWYREHNIKRYRVGLAHYQGVPLEAVDFSGSILNYDGLGCLVHLKALKHLDLSRCPKLDDWSLSRLHVFQDTLQELSLAGCPQVTERGLACLHHLKSLRRLDVSDLSVPNKGLVRILLEEMLPECEVVGIRYDDELALCDEPDAHQGQIEKLPGDGSVRKATEIPT